Proteins from a genomic interval of Thamnophis elegans isolate rThaEle1 chromosome 2, rThaEle1.pri, whole genome shotgun sequence:
- the BHLHE40 gene encoding class E basic helix-loop-helix protein 40: MERIPSAQPPPACLGKLTALDGGDMSGLDFAHMYQVYKPRRGLKRGDDSKETYKLPHRLIEKKRRDRINECIAQLKDLLPEHLKLTTLGHLEKAVVLELTLKHVKALTGLIEQQQQQIIALQKGLHADELPPRSLESSQEIFRSGFQMCAKEVLQYLAKHENTKDLKSSQFMTHLHRMAEALQGGISRKPGDATPKLTDLKDKSPSLTKAAEAHGKNCVPVIQRTFAHSSGEQSGSDTDTDSGYGGELEKSDSKSDPQYFKKDTELKYTAQERITSIKQENEDPPAKRTRMDMAEDEDHFSSSVLGSSSSSFLGPHPHQPPLCLPFYVFPPSATAYLPMLEKCWYPASMPILYPSLPTSTAALSGLMNPEKMSSPLLLPHRLPSPMPSHSPMDSTALLQALKQMSPLDLETKD; this comes from the exons ATGGAGAGAATCCCCAGCGCTCAGCCTCCTCCCGCTTGTCTGGGCAAACTGACTGCCCTCGACGGCGGCGACATGTCCGG GTTGGACTTCGCTCACATGTATCAAGTTTACAAGCCCAGAAGAGGCTTAAAAAGAGGGGACGACAGTAAG GAGACTTACAAGTTGCCTCACAGGCTCATTGAGAAGAAAAGGCGTGATAGAATTAATGAATGCATTGCCCAGCTGAAGGATCTTTTACCAGAACATCTCAAACTTACA ACTTTAGGACACTTAGAAAAAGCGGTTGTTCTTGAACTTACCTTGAAGCATGTCAAAGCATTAACCGGTCTTAttgaacaacagcaacagcagatCATAGCTCTCCAAAAAGGTTTACATGCTG ATGAGCTGCCACCAAGGAGTCTTGAATCTAGCCAAGAGATATTTCGGTCGGGGTTCCAGATGTGTGCCAAAGAAGTGTTACAATACCTGGCCAAGCACGAAAACACCAAGGATCTGAAATCATCTCAGTTCATGACCCACCTACACAGAATGGCAGAAGCTCTGCAGGGTGGGATCAGCCGAAAGCCTGGAGACGCCACCCCAAAGCTTACAGATCTGAAGGATAAATCTCCATCTCTGACCAAAGCTGCTGAGGCACATGGGAAAAACTGTGTGCCTGTGATTCAAAGGACTTTTGCCCATTCCAGCGGAGAGCAGAGTGGTAgtgacacagacacagacagtgGATATGGGGGCGAGCTAGAAAAAAGTGACTCTAAATCTGATCCACAGTATTTCAAAAAGGACACGGAGCTGAAGTACACTGCCCAAGAGAGAATCACTTCTATTAAACAAGAAAACGAGGATCCACCAGCAAAACGGACCAGGATGGACATGGCTGAGGATGAAGACCACTTCAGTAGCAGTGTGCTTGGCTCTTCTTCCAGCAGCTTCTTAGGTCCTCATCCCCACCAGCCTCCCCTCTGTTTGCCTTTTTATGTTTTCCCTCCCTCAGCGACAGCCTACCTGCCTATGTTGGAGAAATGTTGGTACCCGGCCTCCATGCCTATCTTGTATCCAAGCCTCCCAACATCCACTGCAGCACTTTCAGGGTTAATGAACCCAGAGAAAATGTCTTCTCCTTTGCTATTGCCTCACCGGCTCCCTTCGCCTATGCCATCCCATTCCCCCATGGACTCTACAGCTCTTCTTCAAGCTTTGAAGCAGATGTCTCCTTTGGATCTGGAAACCAAAGACTAA